Below is a window of Desulfurococcus amylolyticus Z-533 DNA.
CATTAAATAAATAAATCTTAAGAATAGAGGTGAAGGCATGTCCAGCCAGGATCCAATAAAAATCATGGCTGAACTACTCAAATCAGGTGCTGTAATGCTTGCCGAGACATGCCCAGTGGAGGGATGCAACTTACCATTATTTAAGCTGAAAAGCGGAGAAGTGGTGTGCCCTCTGCATGGTAGGATACATGTGGTTAAAACCGATGAAGAGGCTAAGGAAGTTTATTCAAGGGCGACACTCTCAATGTTACTGGAAAAGGTGGAGGCAACGGCTATTAGAGCCATCGATTCATTGATAAGTGAGCCGGATATCGATTCAACTGAGATAATTAAATGGCTTGAAGTACTTGAAAGGGTTGCACGATTAAAGATTATTGCTAGGAAGCAGGATACCCCGTAAAGAAGCTTAAGTATCATAAACCCGGCTGTTCATACTGATCAGTCTCCCATATACTATATCCCATATCCTACCATATACTTCACTAAGGGGTTTCGATGCATCAATATATATTAAGAGACCCATCTCCACCATTCTCAGATACATGCTCCTAACCCTTTGTAGGAACTCCTTCTCCTCGTACTCTGGAAACCTTGATGTATGCATGTACTTCCTGGATAAACCCTCTTCAGGCTCTATGTCAAGGTAGATTGCTACATCAGGCTTCATGGCGAACTTATTTACCTCTATAACCCATTCAAACGGTGCTCCACTAGCTGATTGATATGCAACACTACTATAGAAGTATCTATCGGAAATAACCGTTACACCCTTATCCAGAAGGGGTTTAACCCAGTTTTTCACATGTATTAATCTATCCAGAGCAAATGCTAATGCATCGATGTACGCGTCCCTTAAATTGTTATAAGTAGACTTGATGACTCTAACTATTTCGGAATCTGTTGGCTCATAAGTGTATGAAGCCGGGATCCCTCTACTGGATAGATCCTCTACAAGCCTACGTGCTACCGTTGTTTTCCCGGCTCCATCGAGTCCCTCCAGCACAATAAAGCATCCCTTACCATGCATAAAGGATCCCTGAGCCGCGGGTGTATCTTACATATCGGTGGTTTTTATTTTTAAGGGTGCCTGCGAAGTCATCATACTCCTCTACCACTAGTAAGGGTATTTCAGCGATAACACATCCAGCGATCAGTATTGGCTCCACCTCCTTAACCAACATACAAAGTGGTGACCTACCGTATTGCTTCATAGCGTAGATAACGTAAGAACCAACGGTACTGCCTCTGCTACCCTTGAACACAAGTATTTTCCCTTCAACACTGATCTCCTCTTTCTCAGTTTTTACAATGCCACGGACTGGATCTACCTCGCCGAGGAAGCTCATATACTGGTCCACCAATACTACTTCACCCTCACAATCACCGTCTACCACTGGTTTCACGCGCCAGCTATGCGTATACAGATTCTATCACCTCTCTAAGCCCTGTTATCCGGACCTTTAACCCATGTATTTTCCTGAGGTAGAATGCCGCTTTACCACTATTGGTTACGACGACATCGTATTTCCTCCGTAGCCTAGAGACCACTGGACATGTGCCCGCCGCTATCTCTACGCCCTTGGACTTCAGTCTGTTGATCAACAACCTATATCTCTCCGTGTATTCGACTGGAATGGTGAGTAGTAGTCTCCCCTTTCTCGGGGAGCCGTACCTCTCTAAGAGCCTGGCTACCTCCATTAACTCCATAAGCGTTGTATGGGGACACCCTACATACCCGAGCACTAAGCTACCCCTAGGATATTCATCCCCAATGTATTTATCGATATTATTTTTTTCAACCACGATTTTTTCCTCGATTTCCTCGATATAGGTTCCTCGAGGAGTTAGACCAGGTACAACACTCATTGCATGGGAGCCTGAGGCAGCCATGGATGCCAGGAGTATCTTAAGCTCTGGAAAGGTGAGATGCTTGGCAAAAGGGATAACTGTTATCTCCCTAATGTTATCGCCTATCCATAATCCAACGGCCCCAATGACCTGTCTATCGATATCAGGTGCCGTGGTTACAAGGACTGTAGCCCTCCGGTTTTCTGAGAGGTGTAGTCCAGCATTATATGTGTAACCCGTTATAGCTGCTGCCAGCGCGATAGGCCCCCCTTCCCTATTCGTGTATCCACCGTAGAATGTGTTCGCAAATATTACTGCACTACTCTCGCCCCATGCTAAATGCTCTCCTGGTGATGGAGGCCTATACCAGTATGGTATACATGTGAATACAGGGTTGAAGCCCATCTTAACGAGAGCGTTATCGATGTCTTTCTGAGCATTTATTAGGCTATTATCTATAATGGATTGTAAGCCACTATAGTCAACGCATCCAGGATTTATCGTGGTATATACCCTTGCCCTCCCACCCTTCTCATAGAAGTCTCTTATAAATCTAGTACCATGTTCACCTATATTGGAGAATGAGACACCTGATATATGGGCGTGCACTATTTTAACGAGGTTTTCAGCGCCAAGGGATTCCCCTACCTTAACAATGATCTCCATAGCCTTCGCAGTGCTCCAGCCATACTCCCCTTTTAGCATTGCTTCTTGCTCAGGTGTTAAATACATTAGGGTATTCCAACCCTCCTATATTTATCCCAGGGTTCTCCCCAGGGCTTAACAGCAATGAATATTACCTTATCTCCAACCCCTTCACTGCTCCTGGGATCTAATGTGCTGCCTTTAACATCTCTTAGAACTATTATATCGCTCGAGCCTTTCATCCTTGTTGCCATCGCCCATTCAATCATCAATGGATCATCAACATCTATATCCTCATCCACAACGAAGACATGCTTAATGCTAGGATGCGCTGATACCGCAGCTAGTCCAGCCAGCTTCGCTTCACCCGGGGAAGACTGCTTTATAGAGATTACAGCGTTAAGCCAGCCACTTCCTCCCTCGGTCAGTCTAACGGATTTCACACCAGGCACACTTCTCTTTACAGCACTGTATATTATGGGTTCCCGTGGGAACCCCATTAAGAATTGATGCTCCCATGAACCAGGTACTATGGCATGGAACACAGGAGACTCCTCTCTGGATACGTAGACGGCGAGAGGCTTGAAGACGGGTTCCCGTCTCTCTTGATCCACCAGCATTAATATATCTGTGAAAGGCCCTTCTTTATCTCTATCACGGGTTATAAAGCCCTCAACAATTATGCTGGAATCCGCCGGGACAGGTATTTTAAACAATGGTGTCTCAACAACCTTACTCCCACCACCTAGAGCAGCCCCCACACCGACCTCGAAAACACCAAGCGGGGGGTTCATTGCGGCAGCTAGCTCTTGAAACGAGTTTAATCCGAGGACTAATGCGACTGGAGCGTCGTCCCCCTCTTCATGTCTCCTACCAACTATGTAGTATAGGTGTCTTGGAACTATTCTAACTGTCGCTTTCTCATTACTGTGATACATGACTCTATGGAAACTACTGTTACAGTAGGTTTCATAGCATGCTATGAAGACGGAACTGGTTAAATAGTATCCCCCATCCTCCCTATAGTACTTTATGAATGGGAGTGTATCGAGTAATCCGTCAACGCGTTTAAAGTATTTCTCGAAGTCGTCTTTCTCGAGGTGTATTGGATTGTTTAATGCTTTCTCCATAAGCCTATATAATTCCTCATCACTCCTTACATTGAATAACCTATAGATGTCATGTCTCCTAGTAACTAGGTTAGAGTAACCAGTTACCCATTCCCTCCCCTTAACTCTGAAAACAATGACCTTATCTCTGTTCCTCCATGCTGCCCTGGTTACAGTGTACTCTGGATTCACTGTGCCTAGGTCAAGTATTTCCTTGTTGAGGAAACCAGCTAGTTTCTCAACTGCTTTGAGATCCAAGTGTTACACCTCAATAAACTCCTCTGTGTAGTCATCTCTAAGTTTAATGGGAGAGAGTTTTAATACATCTATTCTATCCTGATATCTGGTTCTAATGACCACTGTGTTATCCTCGAAACTCAGCTTCTCAACTATGCAGGGATAATCTGATCCCCCTAGGGATCTAATCCCGCAATAGATATTTCTCTCGAACCCTGGCTGATATATCTTTACCTTTGTAGCTCCAAGCCTCTTGGCGATCTCCTCGCCATTATACGTCTTTATGAAGCCGTAGACGTGGAGCTCATCCATTAGCTGAGACACATATATTACCCTACCATCTATTAGGTCGATCAAGCTAGATGCATCGACAGGATATCCATGGAATAATGGGTGACCAGTGACAAGTACAGAGTTCATTTCTATCTTTCTCAATGGTGCATCAGCTAGGAAATCCCTGTACCTCATGCTTCTTAAGAGTCTTCTTTCCTCCCTGTTACGGGCCCGCTTAACACGGGGCTCAGGCACTTCATACACCTTTACCCCTATCTTCTCATACTTTTTAAAGTACCTGCTTAATTTACTCCCGATAACCACGAGGGCGTCCGGTTCCACTACTTCGATTAAATAATGCTTGTAGTGTATCGCAACTGAATCCCTCACCCATCCATCGGTATCAATAACAACCATGTTGCATCCCGATGATTCAGCCTTTTCAGCTAGCCAGCGGAGTTCTCTTGGAATCAAGTAGATATAGTTCTGTGGGCGGATATCGCCTACGAACCTCATTATGTAGGCAGGGATCTCAGTGTTCCAGAGAACCTGGTTGACGGGGACTCCGAGTGATATGAATCCCGGCGGCCCTACATTGGCCTGCCCTATGTCCCCATCGATTATGCAGGGTTTTAACCCAGCCGAGATCGCGGTGTTTAATAGAAGTGTGGTGAAAGACGTCTTGCCTGAATCCGTATCACCTATCACAATGATTTTCCTGAGCCCGCTTGAAACTATTTCCACGGCCAGGGTGTTTCTCAACTTGTAAGGATCTTCAACATCGACCGGCTGTATATCGGATTCATTAGCCATGACTATATCTAGTTCGGCGTCTTCAAGGGCCTCTATGATATAGTTTCTGAACCTATGGATGATCACCTTCTCATCGCTTCTAACTGTTTTCCCCAATATAGTAATAGACCCCTTGAGGATGCTTATTGACATAGGACCGAATACCCTGACAGCCTCTCCCTTTGAGAGGTTTAAACGAGGCAGTTTAAACCACCTCTATTCCCTTCTTCATGGCGATCTTGTAGGCAGCATATACGTCTTTCTCTCTAAACGGCTTTATCCTTCCTATCCTCGACCCCAGTAACCTAGCGTCATCAATCTTTACGGAGCTAGGCGTGGTGTCGTCTTCACTGACAACTTCCACCTTCACCCCTGTGTCTTTTTTAAGTATTGACGCTAATTCAATGCCTCTGTGTCTTGAGCCAACTCTTATGATTATTCTCTCAGCGGGTACGCACTTCTTCAAGTAGTTGACCACATGGATTAAGTCTATGTATTCTCCTATACCATGTATTATGTATTCGCCGTCACCTACCACTATATAGCCTATTCGCCTACCAGGATCCACGCCGACCACTAGCTCATTATATATATCTTTCAAGTAGCTGGCTAGGATAGCCTTCTCTAAGATCCTGCAGTCATGGGTAGGGTCATAGAAGACGAGTATATCGCTTCTACCGGCTACCTCCTCAGAGAACAGTGAGTAGTCCGTGTATAGGATGCTACCGTATGGGACTTCATCCCTGGTATAGTAATGGCTAAAAAAGATGTTTCTCTCACGTAGAACGCTGAGTACATGTATAAACCACTTGGGCTCGTATATGGCTATAACCAATGGCCGCCTTTGCAAATCAGTGAGTCACCAATATTACTCCTCTCAATACATAGAATACTTGGAAGGTGATTTTTATAGAGTTTTATACTGGTAACAGGGATATTGATGAATTGATCAGGAATGCAGCTACAATATTGTTTTACGGTGTAGCCGGCTCTGGGAAGACATCTATGCTGATAACCATAGCCGGTAACTATTGCAGGAATGTGAAGTGCCTATATATGTCCACTGAGGAGACCTTACACTATGAGAAGGTGGCTGTAAACCCGGATAAATACCGTGATGTATTATTCACCGAGGTATATGATTTCAATAAACTTGTTGAGCTAGCTACATTAATCTACCTCTATGGATCCAATGTTATTTTCGTAGATAGCTTAAACTCCTTATTCAGGCTTGAACCACTAGCGGAGAATTCCATGTCGAGGCTCGCATACGTGGTGGCATCAATTAGGAGGGTTGTCGAGGATGCAGGTGGAAAAATGTTCGCCTCGGCACAGGTGAGAACCCGGGAGGGTGAGAGTGAGCCTGTGGGTAAACCTGTATTAGAATACTACTTTGACGTGATAATAGAGCTAAATATAGGGGACTCAGTGAGATATGCTAGGATAGTTAAGCCAAAGCACATGGGCGGGGAGAAGATTCATCGCTTTAGAATAACAAGGGAGGGTATAGAATGGATATAGAGTCCTATATTGCCTGGATCGTTAAATACTACTTGCCAGCAATGATCGCTAATGCCTCTCCACTACTAGTGAAGGGTGATAAAGTCATAGATAAGGGGAGACTGTTCATTGATGGTAAACCTATTCTAGGGAATCACAAGACCTGGGAGGGGTTTGCAATAGGGGTGATCAACTCATATTTAACTGGTTCAGCCGTGGGGATAGCCTTCAGGGATCCCTGTATACAAGTACTCTCAGTAGTAGCTGGTGTTTCAAGCATGCTCGGAGACCTAGTAGGGGCCTTTATAAAACGAAGGCTTGGATTAAAACCGGGGAGACCTCTACCTATAATTGACCAGCTTAGTTTTACATTGATGACGACTCTCTCATACCTTCTTCTCGGTGTAGTGGATGTTATAAGCCGTCCCGACTACGTGCTGTCAACGCTCGCGTTAATATTCATCCTACACGTGGCGGCGAACAATATCGCCTACATGCTTGGAGTGAAGGAGACAAGGTGGTAACTCTCAGCCAAGAGCGCTCCTCGTAATTATATCTAGTAGTCTTTCAACTTCTCTCTCCACAGTTAATGGTATACCCGGTGCCTTTATACTCATGAAGCCTTTGACAAGAACTGATTTAGCCTCATCCTCAGTGAACCCCTTGCTCATCAAGTACTGTATCTCCTTCTCAGCTATCATGCCTATGGCTGCTTCATGGGTTAAAATAGCCCCTGGCTTCCTTGATGTTATCATGGGT
It encodes the following:
- the tmk gene encoding dTMP kinase, which encodes MHGKGCFIVLEGLDGAGKTTVARRLVEDLSSRGIPASYTYEPTDSEIVRVIKSTYNNLRDAYIDALAFALDRLIHVKNWVKPLLDKGVTVISDRYFYSSVAYQSASGAPFEWVIEVNKFAMKPDVAIYLDIEPEEGLSRKYMHTSRFPEYEEKEFLQRVRSMYLRMVEMGLLIYIDASKPLSEVYGRIWDIVYGRLISMNSRVYDT
- a CDS encoding Sjogren's syndrome/scleroderma autoantigen 1 family protein; translation: MSSQDPIKIMAELLKSGAVMLAETCPVEGCNLPLFKLKSGEVVCPLHGRIHVVKTDEEAKEVYSRATLSMLLEKVEATAIRAIDSLISEPDIDSTEIIKWLEVLERVARLKIIARKQDTP
- a CDS encoding Clp1/GlmU family protein; translated protein: MSISILKGSITILGKTVRSDEKVIIHRFRNYIIEALEDAELDIVMANESDIQPVDVEDPYKLRNTLAVEIVSSGLRKIIVIGDTDSGKTSFTTLLLNTAISAGLKPCIIDGDIGQANVGPPGFISLGVPVNQVLWNTEIPAYIMRFVGDIRPQNYIYLIPRELRWLAEKAESSGCNMVVIDTDGWVRDSVAIHYKHYLIEVVEPDALVVIGSKLSRYFKKYEKIGVKVYEVPEPRVKRARNREERRLLRSMRYRDFLADAPLRKIEMNSVLVTGHPLFHGYPVDASSLIDLIDGRVIYVSQLMDELHVYGFIKTYNGEEIAKRLGATKVKIYQPGFERNIYCGIRSLGGSDYPCIVEKLSFEDNTVVIRTRYQDRIDVLKLSPIKLRDDYTEEFIEV
- a CDS encoding aconitase X catalytic domain-containing protein, whose amino-acid sequence is MYLTPEQEAMLKGEYGWSTAKAMEIIVKVGESLGAENLVKIVHAHISGVSFSNIGEHGTRFIRDFYEKGGRARVYTTINPGCVDYSGLQSIIDNSLINAQKDIDNALVKMGFNPVFTCIPYWYRPPSPGEHLAWGESSAVIFANTFYGGYTNREGGPIALAAAITGYTYNAGLHLSENRRATVLVTTAPDIDRQVIGAVGLWIGDNIREITVIPFAKHLTFPELKILLASMAASGSHAMSVVPGLTPRGTYIEEIEEKIVVEKNNIDKYIGDEYPRGSLVLGYVGCPHTTLMELMEVARLLERYGSPRKGRLLLTIPVEYTERYRLLINRLKSKGVEIAAGTCPVVSRLRRKYDVVVTNSGKAAFYLRKIHGLKVRITGLREVIESVYA
- a CDS encoding aconitase X swivel domain-containing protein, whose translation is MDQYMSFLGEVDPVRGIVKTEKEEISVEGKILVFKGSRGSTVGSYVIYAMKQYGRSPLCMLVKEVEPILIAGCVIAEIPLLVVEEYDDFAGTLKNKNHRYVRYTRGSGILYAW
- a CDS encoding CDP-archaeol synthase, which encodes MDIESYIAWIVKYYLPAMIANASPLLVKGDKVIDKGRLFIDGKPILGNHKTWEGFAIGVINSYLTGSAVGIAFRDPCIQVLSVVAGVSSMLGDLVGAFIKRRLGLKPGRPLPIIDQLSFTLMTTLSYLLLGVVDVISRPDYVLSTLALIFILHVAANNIAYMLGVKETRW
- a CDS encoding UbiD family decarboxylase, yielding MDLKAVEKLAGFLNKEILDLGTVNPEYTVTRAAWRNRDKVIVFRVKGREWVTGYSNLVTRRHDIYRLFNVRSDEELYRLMEKALNNPIHLEKDDFEKYFKRVDGLLDTLPFIKYYREDGGYYLTSSVFIACYETYCNSSFHRVMYHSNEKATVRIVPRHLYYIVGRRHEEGDDAPVALVLGLNSFQELAAAMNPPLGVFEVGVGAALGGGSKVVETPLFKIPVPADSSIIVEGFITRDRDKEGPFTDILMLVDQERREPVFKPLAVYVSREESPVFHAIVPGSWEHQFLMGFPREPIIYSAVKRSVPGVKSVRLTEGGSGWLNAVISIKQSSPGEAKLAGLAAVSAHPSIKHVFVVDEDIDVDDPLMIEWAMATRMKGSSDIIVLRDVKGSTLDPRSSEGVGDKVIFIAVKPWGEPWDKYRRVGIP
- a CDS encoding RAD55 family ATPase; the protein is MIFIEFYTGNRDIDELIRNAATILFYGVAGSGKTSMLITIAGNYCRNVKCLYMSTEETLHYEKVAVNPDKYRDVLFTEVYDFNKLVELATLIYLYGSNVIFVDSLNSLFRLEPLAENSMSRLAYVVASIRRVVEDAGGKMFASAQVRTREGESEPVGKPVLEYYFDVIIELNIGDSVRYARIVKPKHMGGEKIHRFRITREGIEWI